In one Candidatus Hydrogenedentota bacterium genomic region, the following are encoded:
- the lexA gene encoding transcriptional repressor LexA translates to MTRELTRRQQDILEFIIESVRDNGFPPTIAEIGERFSIASTNGVNDHLVSLERKGYIERSSSKARSLRVTDKGVAHLFTPNVRMAPLLGRVAAGSPTLALENVESYLPVETGQPGNTLYCLRVAGDSMIEDGILEGDIVVVDHDRAPRPGDVVVALVDGEATVKHFHPDGGVVELRPANAAMRPMRFPAGEVQVQGVVVALQRRMA, encoded by the coding sequence ATGACACGCGAACTGACCCGGCGGCAGCAGGACATTCTTGAGTTCATCATCGAGAGCGTGCGGGACAACGGCTTCCCGCCGACCATCGCCGAGATCGGCGAACGGTTCAGCATCGCCTCGACCAACGGCGTGAACGACCACCTGGTCTCTCTGGAACGCAAGGGGTACATTGAGCGGTCCTCCTCCAAGGCGCGCAGCCTGCGCGTGACGGACAAGGGGGTCGCCCACCTGTTCACCCCCAATGTGCGCATGGCCCCCCTGCTCGGCCGTGTGGCCGCGGGGTCCCCCACCCTCGCCCTGGAAAACGTGGAGTCCTACCTTCCCGTCGAGACGGGCCAGCCGGGAAACACCCTCTACTGCCTGCGCGTTGCCGGGGACAGCATGATCGAGGACGGCATCCTGGAGGGGGACATTGTCGTGGTGGACCATGACCGCGCGCCGCGTCCGGGGGATGTGGTGGTCGCGCTGGTGGACGGCGAGGCGACGGTGAAGCACTTTCACCCGGACGGCGGGGTGGTGGAGCTGCGGCCGGCGAACGCGGCCATGCGGCCCATGCGCTTTCCGGCGGGGGAGGTGCAGGTGCAGGGGGTGGTGGTGGCGCTTCAGCGCCGGATGGCCTGA
- a CDS encoding HD domain-containing protein, with translation MTEDFAARVIGLFERIHPLDRVPRAGFLLRGVPEPESVAAHSHAVSLMAVCFLEAHPGRWDFRRAVGMALIHDLSEAVLMDIPMPAADAHFRREKQAAEQAILEGLFAGFSFSDGMAGLHRELVEGETGEARLVRGLDKAQMMIKVLCYEAEHRGRLAEFWENPANFNDYGVSEVSRLFDAVCARAGRPRPR, from the coding sequence ATGACGGAGGACTTCGCCGCCCGCGTCATCGGCCTGTTCGAGCGGATTCATCCCCTCGACCGCGTGCCGCGCGCGGGCTTCCTGCTGCGGGGTGTCCCCGAGCCGGAAAGTGTGGCCGCCCATTCCCACGCCGTCTCCCTCATGGCGGTGTGTTTTCTGGAAGCCCATCCCGGGCGCTGGGACTTTCGGCGCGCCGTCGGCATGGCCCTCATCCACGACCTGTCCGAGGCTGTGCTCATGGACATTCCCATGCCCGCCGCGGACGCGCATTTCCGGCGGGAGAAGCAGGCCGCCGAGCAGGCGATCCTGGAGGGGCTGTTTGCGGGGTTTTCGTTTTCTGACGGCATGGCCGGGCTGCACCGGGAGCTGGTGGAGGGGGAGACGGGGGAGGCGCGGCTGGTGCGCGGCCTGGACAAGGCGCAGATGATGATCAAGGTGCTCTGCTATGAGGCGGAGCACCGGGGCCGCCTCGCGGAGTTCTGGGAGAACCCCGCCAACTTCAACGACTACGGCGTGTCGGAGGTGTCCCGCCTGTTCGACGCCGTCTGCGCGCGGGCGGGCAGGCCCCGGCCCCGCTGA